Proteins found in one Microbacterium sp. SSM24 genomic segment:
- a CDS encoding RNA polymerase sigma factor: MCCSTGQGGRLLTEFVSDDRGARAGDLERTDAELIEATRGGDRDAFASLWRRHLDGALKVARSVTRRFDPDDLASEAFARVYRALRAGNGPDESLMPYLAATIRNTAATWGSRTKEIAVEDPTAYQDSEEAVQSAAERDSLVTTAFLALPERWREALWYSEVEGYTAAEIGDALDLSANAAAALTYRAREGLRTAWVQAHLDVDAIHPECRFVGRNLGAYARGAVTAPVRKRIERHLRQRHDCTELAREAADVARRLEMTPLMGSIVAGTFREV; encoded by the coding sequence GTGTGCTGTTCGACGGGTCAAGGGGGACGTTTATTGACTGAATTCGTTAGCGACGACCGTGGTGCAAGGGCGGGAGATCTCGAAAGAACGGATGCTGAGCTCATTGAGGCGACGCGTGGGGGGGATCGCGACGCGTTCGCCTCGTTGTGGCGTCGCCACCTCGACGGCGCTCTCAAAGTGGCGCGGTCGGTCACGCGCCGGTTCGACCCCGACGACCTCGCGTCGGAGGCATTTGCGAGGGTCTATCGTGCGCTCCGGGCCGGCAACGGTCCCGATGAGTCGCTCATGCCCTACTTGGCGGCGACGATCCGCAACACCGCGGCGACCTGGGGCTCCCGGACGAAGGAGATCGCGGTCGAGGATCCGACGGCGTACCAGGACAGCGAAGAGGCGGTCCAGTCAGCTGCGGAACGCGATTCCCTGGTGACGACCGCGTTCCTCGCGCTTCCCGAGCGATGGCGCGAGGCGCTGTGGTACTCCGAGGTCGAGGGGTACACGGCGGCGGAGATCGGGGACGCCCTCGATCTCTCCGCGAATGCCGCGGCCGCGCTCACCTATCGGGCGCGTGAGGGACTGCGGACCGCGTGGGTGCAGGCTCACCTCGACGTCGACGCCATCCACCCGGAATGCCGGTTCGTCGGAAGGAACCTCGGCGCCTACGCGCGTGGTGCGGTGACCGCGCCCGTGCGCAAACGGATCGAGCGACACCTGCGACAGCGCCACGACTGCACCGAACTCGCGCGCGAGGCGGCCGATGTCGCCCGCCGGCTGGAGATGACCCCCCTCATGGGGAGCATTGTCGCGGGCACCTTCCGGGAAGTCTGA